In one window of Streptomyces sp. FXJ1.172 DNA:
- a CDS encoding isocitrate lyase/PEP mutase family protein, whose product MSKAEVFRALHLGRTQDDPLVLPGPWDAASARVFAEAGFPALATPSAGVAASLGYEDGSTPADEMFAAVARISRAVDVPVSADIESGYGLAPKELVERLLEAGAVGCNLEDSAQGVMKDPHEQAEFLAEFRSAAGGRLFLNARVDTFVRGDGDPERAIERAALYVAAGADCIYPILAPADALPLLRAGIQGPVNINARLDGGGPSLTELGELGATRITFGPGLQRWASLALKGMADSLKK is encoded by the coding sequence ATGAGCAAGGCCGAGGTGTTCCGCGCGCTGCATCTGGGGCGTACCCAGGACGATCCGCTGGTCCTGCCCGGTCCGTGGGACGCGGCCAGCGCCCGGGTGTTCGCCGAGGCCGGGTTCCCGGCGCTGGCCACGCCGAGCGCGGGGGTGGCCGCGTCGCTCGGGTACGAGGACGGGTCGACCCCGGCCGACGAGATGTTCGCGGCGGTCGCCCGGATCTCCAGGGCGGTGGACGTGCCGGTGTCGGCGGACATCGAGAGCGGGTACGGGCTCGCGCCCAAGGAGCTGGTGGAGCGGCTGCTGGAGGCCGGTGCCGTCGGCTGCAACCTGGAGGACTCGGCCCAGGGCGTCATGAAGGACCCGCACGAGCAGGCGGAGTTCCTCGCCGAGTTCCGCTCGGCCGCGGGCGGCCGGCTGTTCCTCAACGCCCGTGTCGACACCTTCGTGCGCGGCGACGGGGATCCCGAACGGGCCATCGAGCGGGCCGCGTTGTACGTGGCGGCCGGTGCGGACTGCATCTACCCGATCCTCGCCCCGGCGGACGCGCTGCCGCTGCTGCGGGCCGGGATCCAGGGCCCGGTCAACATCAACGCCCGGCTGGACGGCGGTGGCCCCTCGCTCACCGAACTCGGCGAACTCGGGGCCACCCGCATCACGTTCGGGCCGGGGCTCCAGCGCTGGGCGTCTCTGGCGCTGAAGGGCATGGCCGACAGCCTGAAGAAGTAG
- a CDS encoding ABC transporter substrate-binding protein yields the protein MRRRTTALTATAVVGSLALLTGCGAADMTKQASPFANAQGAKSVTLSVQSWVGAQSNVAVAQYLLEHKLGYRVDTVQVDEVPAWDALSQGRVDAILEDWGHPDQEKRYVEDKKTIARAGDLGVTGHIGWFVPTYLAKQHPDITDWKNLNKYASLFRTAESGGKGQLMDGSPSYVTNDKALVNNLKLDYQVVFAGSEAAQITQMRQFAKEKKPFLTYWYSPQWLFKKVPMTEVKLPPYKEGCDADAAKIACAYPHTPLQKYLNADFAKSGGRAAAFLKKFTWTTEDQNEVSLMIADQKLSPEDAAKKWVDSHPGVWRKWLS from the coding sequence ATGCGACGCCGTACGACTGCCTTGACCGCGACCGCCGTGGTGGGCTCGCTGGCGCTGCTCACCGGCTGCGGTGCCGCCGACATGACCAAGCAGGCCTCGCCGTTCGCGAACGCCCAGGGCGCCAAGTCCGTGACCCTGTCCGTGCAGTCCTGGGTGGGCGCGCAGTCCAACGTGGCCGTCGCTCAGTACCTCCTGGAGCACAAGCTCGGCTACCGCGTCGACACCGTCCAGGTCGACGAGGTGCCCGCGTGGGACGCGCTCAGCCAGGGCCGCGTGGACGCGATCCTGGAGGACTGGGGCCACCCGGACCAGGAGAAGCGGTACGTCGAGGACAAGAAGACCATCGCCCGCGCCGGCGACCTCGGGGTGACCGGCCACATCGGCTGGTTCGTCCCCACCTACCTGGCCAAGCAGCACCCGGACATCACGGACTGGAAGAACCTGAACAAGTACGCCTCCCTCTTCCGCACCGCGGAGAGCGGCGGCAAGGGCCAGCTGATGGACGGCTCCCCGTCCTACGTCACCAACGACAAGGCCCTGGTGAACAACCTGAAGCTGGACTACCAGGTGGTCTTCGCCGGTTCCGAGGCGGCGCAGATCACCCAGATGAGGCAGTTCGCCAAGGAGAAGAAGCCCTTCCTGACCTACTGGTACTCACCCCAGTGGCTGTTCAAGAAGGTCCCCATGACGGAGGTGAAGCTGCCGCCGTACAAGGAGGGCTGCGACGCGGACGCGGCGAAGATCGCCTGCGCCTACCCGCACACCCCGCTGCAGAAGTACCTCAACGCGGACTTCGCGAAGTCCGGCGGCAGGGCGGCCGCCTTCCTCAAGAAGTTCACGTGGACGACCGAGGACCAGAACGAGGTCTCCCTGATGATCGCCGACCAGAAGCTGTCCCCCGAGGACGCGGCGAAGAAGTGGGTGGACAGCCACCCCGGCGTGTGGCGGAAGTGGCTGTCCTGA
- a CDS encoding ABC transporter permease: protein MATLSVSASRTAAPRVLKSRAVGKLLLLALLTAVLLPFLSRWGNGSWPHELTVSLSSPLTSASNWVIDNRDSHPLFLYFFGYISNAVVLSVRAVYLTLLAAGWTGVTVFGALVAWRVAGVRLAAGTAVAFLACGALGMWVPTMQTLALMVAAVLASVIVGALLGLAAGLSDRLDRALRPVLDTMQVLPAFAYLLPVVLVFGIGVPAAVLATVVYAAPPMARLTALGLRGADPEVLEAVESLGATRRQRLLSARIPLARGELLLGLNQTIMMALSMAVIASVIGAGGLGDRVYQALASVDVGQALAAGIPIVLLAIVLDRVTAAAGDDRTASTAPTAHPRTIGWAYVLAVTVAVALAGRLLHGLNWPAGWTLDIAAPVNRAVDWMTAHLYSGVPVVGGTADWAGHFTTWILDPVRSGLQWLPWWSVLLVVAALAWLIGTWATALTAVLAMAAIGVLGVWDPALDTLSQVLAAVAVTLVLGFATGIAAARSDRVERALRPVLDVFQTMPQFVYLIPVVALFGVGRAPAVAAAVVYALPAVVRITAQGLRQVDPAALESARSLGATGRQQLWQVQLPLARRSLLLAVNQGVVLVLAVVIIGGLVGGGALGYNVAFGLAQGDLATGLVAGAAIVCLGLMLDRVTQPTGRRAKKGA, encoded by the coding sequence ATGGCAACGCTCTCCGTCTCGGCCTCCCGCACCGCCGCACCCCGCGTCCTGAAGAGCCGGGCCGTGGGCAAACTCCTCCTGCTCGCGCTCCTCACCGCGGTCCTCCTGCCCTTCCTCAGCCGCTGGGGCAACGGAAGCTGGCCCCACGAACTGACCGTCAGCCTCTCCAGCCCCCTGACGTCGGCCAGCAACTGGGTGATCGACAACCGGGACAGCCACCCCCTGTTCCTGTACTTCTTCGGCTACATCAGCAACGCGGTCGTCCTCTCCGTCCGCGCCGTCTACCTCACCCTGCTCGCCGCGGGCTGGACCGGCGTCACGGTCTTCGGCGCCCTGGTCGCCTGGCGCGTGGCCGGGGTCCGGCTCGCCGCCGGCACGGCCGTCGCCTTCCTGGCCTGCGGAGCCCTCGGCATGTGGGTGCCGACCATGCAGACCCTCGCGCTCATGGTCGCGGCCGTCCTCGCGTCCGTGATCGTCGGCGCGCTGCTCGGCCTCGCCGCCGGGCTGTCCGACCGCCTGGACCGCGCCCTGCGCCCGGTCCTGGACACCATGCAGGTGCTCCCGGCCTTCGCCTACCTCCTCCCCGTCGTCCTGGTCTTCGGCATCGGCGTCCCCGCGGCGGTCCTCGCCACCGTCGTCTACGCCGCCCCGCCGATGGCCCGCCTCACCGCGCTCGGCCTGCGCGGCGCCGACCCCGAAGTCCTGGAGGCCGTGGAGTCGCTCGGCGCCACCCGCCGCCAGCGGCTGCTGAGCGCCCGTATCCCGCTGGCCCGGGGCGAACTCCTGCTGGGCCTCAACCAGACGATCATGATGGCGCTGTCCATGGCCGTCATCGCCTCGGTCATCGGCGCCGGCGGCCTCGGCGACCGCGTCTACCAGGCGCTCGCCTCCGTCGACGTCGGCCAGGCCCTCGCGGCCGGCATCCCGATCGTGCTGCTCGCGATCGTCCTTGACCGCGTGACCGCGGCCGCGGGCGACGACCGTACGGCGTCCACGGCGCCCACGGCGCACCCCCGGACGATCGGCTGGGCGTACGTCCTCGCCGTCACCGTGGCCGTCGCCCTCGCCGGGCGCCTCCTGCACGGCCTGAACTGGCCGGCCGGCTGGACCCTTGACATCGCCGCACCGGTCAACCGCGCCGTCGACTGGATGACCGCCCACCTCTACTCCGGCGTCCCGGTCGTCGGCGGTACGGCCGACTGGGCGGGCCACTTCACCACCTGGATCCTGGACCCGGTCCGCAGCGGTCTGCAGTGGCTGCCCTGGTGGTCCGTGCTGCTCGTCGTCGCCGCGCTCGCCTGGCTGATCGGCACCTGGGCGACCGCCCTGACCGCCGTCCTCGCGATGGCCGCGATCGGCGTGCTCGGCGTCTGGGACCCGGCCCTCGACACCCTCTCCCAGGTGCTGGCCGCCGTCGCCGTCACCCTGGTGCTGGGCTTCGCCACCGGTATCGCCGCCGCCCGCAGCGACCGCGTGGAGCGCGCCCTGCGTCCCGTGCTGGACGTCTTCCAGACGATGCCGCAGTTCGTGTACCTGATCCCGGTCGTCGCGCTGTTCGGCGTCGGCCGCGCGCCCGCCGTCGCCGCGGCCGTCGTCTACGCCCTCCCGGCCGTCGTCCGGATCACCGCGCAGGGCCTGCGCCAGGTCGACCCGGCCGCGCTGGAGTCGGCGCGCTCGCTCGGCGCGACCGGCCGCCAGCAGCTGTGGCAGGTCCAGCTCCCGCTCGCCAGGCGCTCGCTGCTGCTCGCCGTCAACCAGGGCGTGGTCCTGGTCCTCGCGGTCGTCATCATCGGCGGCCTGGTCGGCGGCGGCGCCCTCGGCTACAACGTCGCCTTCGGCCTCGCCCAGGGCGACCTCGCCACCGGCCTCGTCGCCGGTGCCGCCATCGTCTGCCTGGGCCTGATGCTGGACCGGGTGACGCAGCCGACCGGGCGACGCGCGAAGAAGGGAGCCTGA
- a CDS encoding quaternary amine ABC transporter ATP-binding protein produces the protein MTATVPTRKPPTATGSDAPVFSVSGLWKVFGPKPERVPADPELTALDPAGLRARTGCTAAVRDVSFDVRKGEVFVVMGLSGSGKSTLVRCLTRLIEPTAGTIAIDGEDVRAMDKSRLRELRRHRAAMVFQHFGLLPHRTVLDNVAYGLEIQGVGKAERRERAAEVVRKVGLEGMEKRRPSQLSGGQRQRVGLARALAADPEVLLFDEPFSALDPLIRRDMQDEVVRLHREEGRTMVFITHDLAEALKLGDRIALMRDGEVVQLGTPEEIVGSPADDYVREFVRDVPREQVMTVRTAMRPGDCGGREHPGALAPDAVVADAIRTVAETGTPACVMDHGKCVGTVDHELLLDVVAGIDVRVAGGAAPAAQQAAPGKRRQATPPGPRTTPEAV, from the coding sequence ATGACCGCCACCGTCCCCACCCGCAAGCCGCCCACCGCCACCGGCAGCGACGCCCCGGTCTTCTCCGTCTCCGGCCTGTGGAAGGTCTTCGGCCCGAAGCCCGAGCGCGTGCCCGCCGACCCGGAACTCACCGCGCTGGACCCCGCCGGCCTGCGCGCCCGCACCGGCTGCACGGCCGCCGTCCGGGACGTCTCCTTCGACGTCCGCAAGGGCGAGGTCTTCGTCGTCATGGGTCTGTCCGGCTCCGGCAAGTCCACCCTGGTGCGCTGCCTGACCCGGCTCATCGAGCCGACGGCCGGGACCATCGCCATCGACGGCGAGGACGTCCGCGCGATGGACAAGTCCCGCCTGCGCGAACTGCGCCGGCACCGCGCCGCCATGGTCTTCCAGCACTTCGGCCTGCTCCCGCACCGCACGGTCCTCGACAACGTCGCCTACGGCCTGGAGATCCAGGGCGTCGGCAAGGCCGAACGGCGCGAGCGTGCCGCCGAGGTCGTGCGCAAGGTCGGCCTGGAGGGCATGGAGAAGCGCCGCCCCAGCCAGCTCTCCGGCGGTCAGCGCCAGCGCGTGGGCCTGGCCCGGGCGCTGGCGGCCGACCCCGAGGTCCTCCTCTTCGACGAACCGTTCAGCGCCCTCGACCCGCTCATCCGCCGTGACATGCAGGACGAGGTGGTCCGGCTGCACCGCGAGGAGGGCCGCACGATGGTCTTCATCACCCACGACCTCGCCGAGGCCCTGAAACTCGGCGACCGCATCGCCCTGATGCGCGACGGCGAGGTCGTCCAGCTGGGCACCCCGGAGGAGATCGTCGGCTCCCCGGCCGACGACTACGTCCGCGAGTTCGTCCGGGACGTCCCGCGCGAGCAGGTCATGACGGTCCGTACGGCCATGAGGCCGGGCGACTGCGGCGGCCGCGAGCACCCCGGCGCGCTGGCTCCGGACGCGGTGGTCGCGGACGCGATCAGGACGGTGGCCGAGACCGGCACACCGGCGTGCGTGATGGACCACGGCAAGTGCGTCGGGACCGTGGACCACGAGTTGCTGCTGGACGTCGTGGCCGGCATCGACGTACGCGTGGCCGGCGGTGCGGCGCCCGCCGCGCAGCAGGCGGCACCCGGCAAGCGCCGGCAGGCGACCCCGCCCGGCCCTCGCACCACCCCGGAGGCCGTCTGA
- a CDS encoding GMC family oxidoreductase, with protein MSPSSPPSPSPSPAADHLYDYVVIGGGTAGSVIASRLTEDPDVTVAVIEGGPSDVGRDDVLTLRRWMGLLGGDLDYDYPTVEQPRGNSHIRHSRARVLGGCSSHNTLISFKPLPSDWDEWEQAGAKGWGAVPMEAYFARLKNNIVSVDEKDRNAIARDFVDAARSALGVPRVEGFNKKPFTEGVGFFDLAYHPENNKRSSASVAYLHPVMDERPNLRVLLETWAYKLELDGTRAEGVHVRTKDGEELLIRARKEVVLCAGAVDSPRLLLHSGIGPRADLEELGIPVVHDLPGVGENLLDHPESVIVWETHGPIPENSAMDSDAGLFVRRDPEHAGPDLMFHFYQIPFTDNPERLGYERPQYGVSMTPNIPKPKSRGRLYLTSADPEVKPALDFRYFTDEDDYDGRTLVDGIRIAREIAKAEPLAGWLKREVCPGPEITADEELSEYARKVAHTVYHPAGTCKMGAVDDELAVVDPELRIRGLEGIRIADASVFPTMTAVNPMIGVLMVGERAVDLMGGEVR; from the coding sequence ATGTCCCCTTCCTCGCCCCCTTCCCCTTCGCCGTCCCCCGCCGCTGACCACCTCTACGACTACGTCGTCATCGGCGGCGGCACCGCGGGCTCCGTCATCGCCTCCCGCCTCACCGAGGACCCGGACGTCACGGTCGCCGTCATCGAGGGCGGCCCCAGCGACGTCGGCCGCGACGACGTCCTCACCCTGCGCCGCTGGATGGGCCTGCTCGGCGGCGACCTCGACTACGACTACCCGACGGTGGAGCAGCCGCGCGGCAACTCCCACATCCGGCACAGCCGCGCCCGCGTCCTCGGCGGCTGCTCCTCCCACAACACGCTCATCTCCTTCAAGCCGCTGCCGTCCGACTGGGACGAGTGGGAGCAGGCCGGCGCCAAGGGCTGGGGCGCCGTGCCGATGGAGGCCTACTTCGCCCGCCTGAAGAACAACATCGTCTCCGTCGACGAGAAGGACCGCAACGCCATCGCCCGCGACTTCGTCGACGCCGCCCGGTCGGCGCTCGGCGTCCCGCGCGTCGAGGGCTTCAACAAGAAGCCGTTCACCGAGGGCGTCGGCTTCTTCGACCTCGCCTACCACCCCGAGAACAACAAGCGGTCCTCCGCCTCCGTGGCGTACCTGCACCCGGTCATGGACGAACGGCCGAACCTGCGTGTCCTCCTGGAGACCTGGGCGTACAAGCTGGAGCTGGACGGCACCCGCGCCGAGGGCGTGCACGTGCGCACCAAGGACGGCGAGGAACTGCTGATACGCGCCCGCAAGGAGGTCGTGCTGTGCGCGGGCGCCGTCGACTCCCCGCGCCTGCTGCTGCACTCGGGCATCGGCCCCCGGGCGGACCTGGAAGAGCTGGGCATCCCGGTCGTCCACGATCTGCCGGGTGTCGGCGAGAACCTGCTCGACCACCCCGAGTCGGTCATCGTCTGGGAGACCCACGGGCCGATCCCGGAGAACTCCGCGATGGACTCCGACGCGGGCCTGTTCGTGCGCCGCGACCCCGAACATGCGGGCCCGGACCTGATGTTCCACTTCTACCAGATCCCGTTCACGGACAATCCGGAGCGCCTCGGCTACGAACGCCCGCAGTACGGCGTCTCGATGACCCCGAACATCCCCAAGCCGAAGTCCCGCGGCCGCCTGTACCTGACCAGTGCCGACCCGGAGGTGAAGCCCGCCCTGGACTTCCGCTACTTCACCGACGAGGACGACTACGACGGCCGGACCCTGGTCGACGGCATCCGCATCGCCCGCGAGATCGCCAAGGCCGAGCCGCTGGCCGGCTGGCTCAAGCGCGAGGTGTGCCCCGGCCCGGAGATCACCGCGGACGAGGAGCTGAGCGAGTACGCCCGCAAGGTCGCGCACACCGTCTACCACCCGGCCGGCACTTGCAAGATGGGCGCCGTCGATGACGAACTCGCCGTGGTGGACCCGGAGTTGAGGATCCGCGGCCTGGAGGGCATCCGGATCGCCGACGCCTCCGTATTCCCGACGATGACCGCCGTGAACCCGATGATCGGGGTGCTCATGGTCGGGGAGAGGGCCGTCGACCTGATGGGTGGTGAGGTCCGATGA
- a CDS encoding aldehyde dehydrogenase family protein produces MADRTERPAQATIHAAGAWLEAVSGATREILDPADGRPFAVVAEGDEKDAERAVAAARQAFDQGPWPSTPVAERAALLRRVADLLVRDREALGLLESRDAGKTVEEGRIDIDCVADAFRYFADLVAAEAPGRVVDAGSPDIHSVVVHEPVGVCALITPWNYPLLQASWKIAPALAAGNTFVVKPSEITPMTTIALIELLAEAGLPAGVANIVTGPGHTVGARLAEHPDVDLVSFTGGLVSGTKVAQAAAPTVKKVALELGGKNPNVVFADACATEDGFDTAVDQALNAAFIHSGQVCSAGARLIIEESVRDRFVTELARRAQKIRLGRGTADGVECGPLVSAQQREKVEGYVASALAEGAVLRCGGKRPEPGEVRPETGYFYEPTVLDACHREMRVVREEVFGPVLTVETFRTEEEAVRLANDTEYGLAGAVWTADAGRARRVAGRLRHGTVWINDFHPYLPQAEWGGFGKSGTGRELGPAGLAEYRETKHVYQNLAPKAVRWFAG; encoded by the coding sequence ATGGCGGACAGAACGGAACGGCCGGCCCAGGCGACCATCCACGCGGCAGGTGCGTGGCTGGAAGCGGTCTCCGGTGCGACGCGCGAGATCCTGGACCCTGCGGACGGCCGGCCGTTCGCCGTGGTCGCCGAGGGTGACGAGAAGGATGCGGAGCGGGCGGTGGCCGCGGCCCGGCAGGCCTTCGACCAGGGGCCCTGGCCCTCCACCCCGGTCGCCGAGCGGGCCGCGCTGCTGCGCCGCGTCGCCGACCTCCTCGTACGCGACCGCGAAGCGCTCGGCCTGCTGGAGAGCAGGGACGCGGGCAAGACCGTCGAGGAGGGCCGGATCGACATCGACTGTGTCGCCGACGCCTTCCGCTACTTCGCCGACCTGGTCGCCGCCGAGGCCCCCGGCCGGGTGGTCGACGCGGGCTCGCCCGACATCCACAGCGTGGTCGTGCACGAGCCGGTCGGCGTCTGCGCGCTGATCACCCCCTGGAACTACCCGCTGCTCCAGGCCAGCTGGAAGATCGCCCCGGCGCTCGCCGCCGGCAACACCTTCGTCGTCAAGCCCAGCGAGATCACCCCGATGACCACCATCGCGCTGATCGAGCTGCTGGCGGAGGCCGGTCTGCCCGCCGGTGTCGCGAACATCGTCACCGGACCCGGCCACACCGTCGGCGCCCGGCTCGCCGAGCACCCCGACGTCGACCTGGTCTCCTTCACCGGCGGCCTGGTCAGCGGCACCAAGGTCGCCCAGGCCGCGGCGCCCACCGTCAAGAAGGTCGCGCTCGAACTCGGCGGCAAGAACCCCAACGTCGTCTTCGCCGACGCCTGCGCCACCGAGGACGGCTTCGACACCGCCGTGGACCAGGCGCTCAACGCGGCCTTCATCCACAGCGGCCAGGTCTGCTCGGCCGGTGCCCGGCTGATCATCGAGGAGTCGGTCCGGGACCGCTTCGTCACTGAACTCGCCCGCCGGGCCCAGAAGATCCGGCTCGGGCGCGGCACCGCCGACGGCGTCGAGTGCGGTCCGCTCGTCTCCGCGCAGCAGCGCGAGAAGGTGGAGGGCTACGTCGCCTCCGCGCTCGCCGAGGGCGCCGTGCTGCGCTGCGGCGGCAAGCGGCCCGAGCCGGGCGAAGTCCGCCCGGAGACCGGGTACTTCTACGAGCCGACCGTCCTCGACGCCTGCCACCGCGAGATGAGGGTCGTACGGGAGGAGGTCTTCGGGCCCGTCCTCACCGTCGAGACCTTCCGCACCGAGGAGGAGGCCGTCCGCCTCGCCAACGACACCGAGTACGGCCTCGCCGGCGCCGTGTGGACCGCCGATGCGGGCAGGGCCCGCCGGGTCGCCGGACGCCTGCGCCACGGCACCGTCTGGATCAACGACTTCCACCCCTACCTGCCGCAGGCGGAGTGGGGCGGCTTCGGCAAGAGCGGCACCGGCCGCGAGCTGGGGCCCGCCGGACTCGCCGAGTACCGCGAGACCAAGCACGTCTACCAGAACCTCGCGCCCAAGGCCGTGCGCTGGTTCGCCGGCTGA
- a CDS encoding MarR family winged helix-turn-helix transcriptional regulator — translation MTTVPASSPPTARPAVQPVGYWTWAAHQAVVRHLRGALAGIDLTQPQWWVLKDIGAESAPRTRAELQHLLAPHLDAGPEEIGRAIDTLTARAWLTTDEAGRLHATDAGRAATRRAVEVLERVRAEIHDGIPEEEYATTLDVLRRMIRNLGGRTDLYP, via the coding sequence ATGACGACCGTCCCCGCCTCCTCCCCGCCGACCGCCCGGCCGGCCGTCCAGCCCGTCGGATACTGGACCTGGGCCGCCCACCAGGCCGTCGTGCGTCATCTGCGCGGCGCCCTGGCCGGAATCGATCTCACCCAGCCGCAGTGGTGGGTCCTGAAGGACATCGGCGCCGAATCCGCTCCCCGCACCCGGGCCGAACTCCAGCACCTCCTCGCCCCGCACCTCGACGCGGGCCCGGAGGAGATCGGCCGTGCCATCGACACGCTGACCGCCCGGGCGTGGCTGACCACCGACGAGGCCGGGAGGCTGCACGCCACCGATGCCGGCCGGGCGGCGACCCGGCGCGCCGTCGAAGTCCTCGAGCGGGTGCGCGCCGAGATCCACGACGGCATCCCGGAGGAGGAGTACGCCACCACGCTGGACGTCCTGCGCCGGATGATCCGCAACCTGGGCGGCCGGACCGACCTGTACCCCTGA
- a CDS encoding LysR family transcriptional regulator: MTQSTGLDLNLLVALDVLLEEQSVQGAARRLHLSEPAMSRTLGRIRRALGDPVLVRAGRRMVPTPHALAVRAEVSAVVERARALFAPGRDTDLRTVSRTFTILGHDAIAATHGATLFARAAREAPGIRLRFLSESHVDAPFLRQGTADLEVGVIDSTAPEVRVETVYEERMLGAVRAGHPLLTGELTPERFAGEAGHLIVSRRGRQHGPIDAALAELGLERRVVGSVGTYPASLFVLRETDLIGLITSYGRALAHALGLLTFEIPLRLPVVKVGLAWHPRHDADPAHAWLRRCVRELMTAEPAA, encoded by the coding sequence ATGACGCAATCCACCGGGCTGGACCTGAACCTGCTGGTCGCGCTGGACGTGCTGCTGGAGGAGCAGAGCGTGCAGGGCGCCGCGCGCCGGCTGCATCTGTCCGAGCCCGCCATGAGCCGCACCCTCGGCCGGATCCGCAGGGCGCTCGGCGACCCGGTCCTGGTGCGCGCCGGACGCCGGATGGTGCCCACCCCGCACGCACTCGCCGTACGCGCCGAGGTGAGCGCGGTGGTGGAGCGGGCCCGGGCCCTGTTCGCGCCGGGCCGGGACACCGATCTGCGCACGGTGTCCCGGACGTTCACGATCCTCGGTCACGACGCGATCGCCGCCACGCACGGCGCGACCCTCTTCGCCCGTGCCGCTCGCGAGGCTCCCGGGATCCGCCTGCGCTTTCTGTCCGAGAGCCACGTCGACGCCCCGTTCCTGCGGCAGGGCACCGCCGATCTGGAGGTCGGGGTGATCGACTCGACCGCGCCCGAGGTGCGGGTGGAGACGGTGTACGAGGAGCGCATGCTCGGCGCCGTACGCGCCGGACACCCGCTGCTCACCGGGGAGTTGACGCCCGAGCGGTTCGCCGGCGAGGCGGGACACCTGATCGTCTCGCGGCGCGGCAGGCAGCACGGCCCGATCGACGCCGCCCTCGCCGAACTCGGCCTGGAACGCCGGGTGGTGGGCAGCGTGGGCACCTACCCCGCCTCGCTCTTCGTCCTGCGCGAGACCGATCTGATCGGCCTGATCACCTCCTACGGCCGCGCGCTGGCCCACGCCCTCGGCCTGCTCACCTTCGAGATCCCCCTCAGGCTGCCGGTGGTGAAGGTGGGTCTCGCCTGGCACCCGCGCCACGACGCCGACCCCGCCCACGCCTGGCTGCGCCGCTGCGTACGCGAGCTGATGACCGCGGAGCCGGCCGCCTAG